AGACCAGGACAGGAGGGTGAGTGATGTTATCTTGGAAGCATCAGGGAAATATAGTTTCCCGATCCTGGAGATCGGCGAATTGGGGCATAATGTGGAGAATTATGTCATGCCGATAGGGTGTAATGCGACGATCGATGCAACAAAAATGCGTTTCTCTATCGATGAAACAACCTCGGAATAATATTTGTCATTACAAATTAATATAAGTGCAGCATTTATAATAGCATGATAGTATGTAATATCATACTGTATAATCGTATATTTAGAAAAGGGAAATAGATATTATATTTAATAATTATTCAGAAAAATGGGCAAGAATAAACCAATCAACATACTGTTAGTCGGGCCTTCGGGCGGAGGAAAAGGGACACAGGCGATCTTGATCGCGGAAAAATTCGGTATGAAACATCTGCAGAGCGGGGAAATATTGAGAAGGTGGGCAAGCCAGGAAAATGAATTCGGGAAAAAGGTGAATGAAGCGATGCTGAAAGGTTTTGTTCCGTCTGAATGGATATTCCAGATAATCGAAGAGGAATTCAAAAAAGTGGATGAAGGCAAAGGTCTTGTTCTGGACAGTTTTTCGCGGATACTTCCCGAGGCAAAAATGCTCTATGATGTTCTCGAAAAGAGCGGAAGAAAACTTGATTATGTATTTTTTGTAAAAGTGAGCGATGAAGAAGCGATGAGAAGGCTCTCGAAAAGAGGCGTTTGCCGAGAATGCAAAGAGATCATGATGATCGATGAGATAAGGGATATGAAATGCGTGAAATGCGGCGGTGAAGTGGAAATAAGAAAAGATGATAATCCCGAAAGCATCAAAAAGCGATTAAATGAGTTCAAATCAAAGACCACCGAAGTTATCAACTATATCCGCGAAAATGGCAGGCTGATCGAGATCGATGGGGAACAGCCGAAAGAAAAGGTTTTCGAGGGCATCATTAAGCATATCAAGCAGTAATGTGCGGAAGATGGAGAAGGGTAGAAATATTTCAAAGTTCAATAATTTTCAATTTACACGTCTCAATTATCATTAAATTTACAATCACTCAATTGTCAATTAGAAATTTCGAAATTGATCATTTAATGAAAATTGTAAACTGAGAATTGAAAATCCGTATTGAATATTCAATATTTGATTTTATAAAAATTAATCATTATCATGAAGAAAAACATAAATGTGATAATCATGGGCCCTCAGGGCTCCGGCAAGGGGACTCAGATCAGGCTATTGATCGAAAAATACGGTCTTCAGCCGATCGAGGTCGGAAATATACTGAGAGAGATGGCGACAAAAGATACTCCCGTAGGAAGGGAAGTGGATGAGGTCATCAATAAGCGGGGAGAACTTGTTTCGTGGGGCCTGTTAAAAAAAGTACTTGATGAGAAGGTCGAGGCTATGGATCCTAAGAAAGGCCTTATATTCGACGGGACGCCGAGAAGGATGGAGGAGGTGGAATATTGGGACAAAAAATTTGTCGAGATCGGAAGGAAGATCGACCATATATTTTACATTGATGTATCAAAAGAAGAATCCTTAAGGAGGATATCAAGTCGGAAGCTATGCAGGCAAAACGGACACCCGCTTATCGTCGGCAAGGATATTACGGAAGACGACAAGGTCTGTCCTATATGCAAGGGGGAAATTTACAGAAGAGACGACGACACTCCCGAAAAAGTCGCCAAAAGGCTTTCCTGGAACGAAGAGAAGATGAAGCCTGTTGTCGAATATTATGAGAAAAAAGGAATGATAACGAGCGTTGCAGGTGAGAATACTATAGAAAAGATCCACAAAGAGATCGTGAGCCATATTGAGAAATAAAATCTTATTACATGGTAAAAAAAAGAATAGATCTGAAAACCAAAGCGGAGATAGAAATAATGAGGGAAGGCGGAAAGATATTGGCGCATATCCTGCTTTTGATGTCGGAAAAAGTTGTGCCGGGAGCTTCCGGTGAAGAACTCGAAGAGATCGCGGATCGAGAGATAAAAAAGTATGGAGTGATATCTTCGTTCCGCAATTACAAAATACACAAAAATGGAGTGCCTTTTCCGTCCTCGATCTGCGTTTCGATAAACGACGAGATCGTGCATGGATTTCCAAGGGGGAAGATAATAAGGGAGGGGGATATAGTCGGACTTGATCTGGGCATAAAACATAAGGGTCTTCATACGGATAGCGCGATCACTGTCGGTGCCGGAAAATTAAGCGCTGTTGCGCAGAAATTGATCAAGGTCACGAAAGAGTCCTTGTCACTTGCTCTCTCGGAGGTTAAGCCCGGAAACAGGCTGGGGGATATTGGATACGCGGTTCAGAGCTATGTCGAAAAGAACGGATTCTCGGTCGTTCAGGACCTTGTGGGTCACGGTGTAGGAAGATCGATACACGAATCTCCCGAAGTTCCTAATTATGGGAGCAGGGGAGAAGGATTGAAGCTGTACCCCGGCATGACATTTGCCATAGAGCCCATGGTCAACGCGGGAAAACATTATATCAAAGTGGATGACGACCAGTGGACCATCCGGACCGAAGACGGATCGCTTTCGGCGCATTTTGAACACAGCGTTGCGGTTACGGAAGAAGGGTGTATTATTTTAACTGAATTAGCATAAGCCATGAAAACAATTTCAATAGATTATGGCGACAGAAGGACGGGCTTGGCCGTTTCGGATGAAAGCGGCAAGCTTGCAAAGAGGTTCAGGACCCTTGAGAACAGAGAGGAGGAAGTTCTGATAGCGGAAATCCAAAAGATACTTCTTGAAGAAAAGATCGCGCTGGTTTTGGTGGGAGTTCCGGTCGGACTTAATGCGATCAGCGAGCAGACCAGAAAAACAAATCATTTTATTATGTCCTTGAAAAGAACGATAAATGTTCCCATTGAGAGCGTTAACGAGATGTATACGTCCAAGATGGCGGAAAAGAATCTTTTTGATGCCGGGAAAAGAGGAACCGAGATCAGGGAGCTGGTTGACCAGGAAGCGGCAAGGATAATTTTGCAGGAATATCTGGATAAGAATGTAAAATGAAAATGGACCGATTAAATAAAATAGCCGTTTATCTATTTCGGGAAAAGCACTATCCTTTTTATATATTGGCGATCAGTGCTTTTGTTTTATTATTTCAGCTTGAGGGTTCCATTGGAAATTGGGATGAGGCGATCTATAGCGAAGTTGCAAAGGAAGGCCTTGCGAGAAATGATTGGCTAAGCCTTTGGTATAAAGACGGACTATGGTTCGAGAAGCCCCCATTGCTTATCTGGCTTACCATGATCTCGTACAGGATCTTCGGTATAAGCGAATTTTCAACATGGATCTTTCCAGTTTTGTTCGGCGTCATGGGAATACTTGGTGTCTATTATCTGGGAAAAATGATGTTCGGTCCCAAGGTCGGACTTTTGGCTTCTCTGGTGCTTCTCACGACTCCGCACTATCTTGTGATGTCGAGGAATAATATGATGGATATTTTCTTGTTCACAAATCTTATTTGGTCTTTCGTATTTCTGATGAAAACGCGCGAGAACGGAAAATATCTCATTCCGGCATCGGCCTTTCTAGCCCTCGCCTTTATGACAAAAAATTTCTCCTCCGTGCTGATATATCCCGTCATGGCTTTTTGGCTATATGCGAACCGGAGGGAATGTCACATCGGGAAAAAGCATATTTTCGCTTCAATTCTCGTTTTTTTGGCAATAGTCCTTCCCTGGCATCTGTTGATGTATCTGAAATATGGATGGGAATTCATTGAAAAATATATAGGTCTTCATATTGTTGAAAGATTCAACAGTAATATGCTTGACCTCGAGCAGTCATCCGATGTTCTATATTATTTCAAGGTGCTTCTGCAGCGATCCGGCTCCTGGTGGTTCGTGCTTGTCGCGTTCCTGCCGGTGATATTCAATGATGTGAGAAAAAATGTGAACAGAAGAGAGATCACCACCCTGATCATCTGGGTTCTGATATTCTTCATATCTTATTCCGCATCGAAGACGAAACTCCATCACTACATTCTTCCCATATATGCGCCGATATCGCTTGTGATAGCCTATGGGCTGTATAGATCATATTTAAGAAGATCGATATTCGGACTCCTTCCTCTTCTTATCATATTTATGAATATCGATCCTGCAACAATACGGCAGGTTTCCGATTTTGGCGAGGCCAGACTTGCCCTCCCGATCCTTCTTTACAGATATTTCCATTTTACGGAATTTGTCATTTATGTGGCCGCAATATTCATCATAGCCGGCATCTCGATCATATATTTTAGTACGCATAAACCGCTTGCTTTCAAGGTTCCTATTTTTGCGGTCTTATTGTTCAGCATTCTTATACCGTTCAACCCGGACAGAGCGCCGCTTGCGAAGGAGATAGGTAATAAGCTGCATGAAAAAGACATCAAGATCATTCGCCACATGGATCTCAAGAATTTGAACATAGACGGATCGCTGGTGTTTTACAGCTACCCAGTAAAGATCGTTCCATACAGGAAAAATATCAAAAATGAATTCGATCCGGGAAGTGTGGAATATTGTCTAATAGACCGCTCGAGCGCAAAGGATCGGAGCGAGGTAGTTTATGATTTTTATCCTTGCGCGATAGATCAAAATTGAAACGATCCGGCCCTGCTTTCTGCCGAACTCAAGTATAAAAAAATCAGGAAGTTATTTCCTGAATTGTCTGCTTTTTTAGAACCATTTGACGAATAATACGCCGAAAGCTTCTTTTCCTCCTATTGCTGAAATAGTATAGGACATCAACACAACTGAGGCCGACAGTAATGCCGCATAGCATAAAAACGAAACCAAGGTTTCTGAACCCGTCATATTCCTGATTGCCTGAGCCTTTTCGATCCTATCCATCGCGATGAGCTGAAGAGACATGAACATCATTATCAGGGTCACAAAAAATAAACCTGAATATGCGGACATTACGGCAAATATTCCCGTTATGCCGTAGCAGATCCATCCATTGTCTCTATTGTCGAATATCGAGATTATGATCGATCGGAAGGTTCTGCCTCCATCCAGCATTCCTACCGGCAATAGATTGAATATATTGAAGATGTTCGTAATTCCCGAGACCAGCATAAAAAAAATATTTCCGGTCACAAGCCAGGCGATGAACATCGCGATAACAAACAGGAATCCGATAGCAGGCCCCATTAAAGCGACTTGAACCTCATTCTTCCGAAGGTCAAAAAAATCCTTTTCAGGTTTGAC
The DNA window shown above is from Candidatus Paceibacterota bacterium and carries:
- a CDS encoding nucleoside monophosphate kinase, whose amino-acid sequence is MKKNINVIIMGPQGSGKGTQIRLLIEKYGLQPIEVGNILREMATKDTPVGREVDEVINKRGELVSWGLLKKVLDEKVEAMDPKKGLIFDGTPRRMEEVEYWDKKFVEIGRKIDHIFYIDVSKEESLRRISSRKLCRQNGHPLIVGKDITEDDKVCPICKGEIYRRDDDTPEKVAKRLSWNEEKMKPVVEYYEKKGMITSVAGENTIEKIHKEIVSHIEK
- the map gene encoding type I methionyl aminopeptidase, with translation MVKKRIDLKTKAEIEIMREGGKILAHILLLMSEKVVPGASGEELEEIADREIKKYGVISSFRNYKIHKNGVPFPSSICVSINDEIVHGFPRGKIIREGDIVGLDLGIKHKGLHTDSAITVGAGKLSAVAQKLIKVTKESLSLALSEVKPGNRLGDIGYAVQSYVEKNGFSVVQDLVGHGVGRSIHESPEVPNYGSRGEGLKLYPGMTFAIEPMVNAGKHYIKVDDDQWTIRTEDGSLSAHFEHSVAVTEEGCIILTELA
- the ruvX gene encoding Holliday junction resolvase RuvX, whose protein sequence is MKTISIDYGDRRTGLAVSDESGKLAKRFRTLENREEEVLIAEIQKILLEEKIALVLVGVPVGLNAISEQTRKTNHFIMSLKRTINVPIESVNEMYTSKMAEKNLFDAGKRGTEIRELVDQEAARIILQEYLDKNVK
- a CDS encoding site-2 protease family protein encodes the protein MNCTNTDEFGSDGRGTLQKICGLVSGKLLRSMAIFTLSLFLFLEWKTAIFVTVFLIMHESGHILIIFKLGMRISKISFIPLLGAFVKPEKDFFDLRKNEVQVALMGPAIGFLFVIAMFIAWLVTGNIFFMLVSGITNIFNIFNLLPVGMLDGGRTFRSIIISIFDNRDNGWICYGITGIFAVMSAYSGLFFVTLIMMFMSLQLIAMDRIEKAQAIRNMTGSETLVSFLCYAALLSASVVLMSYTISAIGGKEAFGVLFVKWF
- a CDS encoding nucleoside monophosphate kinase — encoded protein: MGKNKPINILLVGPSGGGKGTQAILIAEKFGMKHLQSGEILRRWASQENEFGKKVNEAMLKGFVPSEWIFQIIEEEFKKVDEGKGLVLDSFSRILPEAKMLYDVLEKSGRKLDYVFFVKVSDEEAMRRLSKRGVCRECKEIMMIDEIRDMKCVKCGGEVEIRKDDNPESIKKRLNEFKSKTTEVINYIRENGRLIEIDGEQPKEKVFEGIIKHIKQ
- a CDS encoding glycosyltransferase family 39 protein, encoding MKMDRLNKIAVYLFREKHYPFYILAISAFVLLFQLEGSIGNWDEAIYSEVAKEGLARNDWLSLWYKDGLWFEKPPLLIWLTMISYRIFGISEFSTWIFPVLFGVMGILGVYYLGKMMFGPKVGLLASLVLLTTPHYLVMSRNNMMDIFLFTNLIWSFVFLMKTRENGKYLIPASAFLALAFMTKNFSSVLIYPVMAFWLYANRRECHIGKKHIFASILVFLAIVLPWHLLMYLKYGWEFIEKYIGLHIVERFNSNMLDLEQSSDVLYYFKVLLQRSGSWWFVLVAFLPVIFNDVRKNVNRREITTLIIWVLIFFISYSASKTKLHHYILPIYAPISLVIAYGLYRSYLRRSIFGLLPLLIIFMNIDPATIRQVSDFGEARLALPILLYRYFHFTEFVIYVAAIFIIAGISIIYFSTHKPLAFKVPIFAVLLFSILIPFNPDRAPLAKEIGNKLHEKDIKIIRHMDLKNLNIDGSLVFYSYPVKIVPYRKNIKNEFDPGSVEYCLIDRSSAKDRSEVVYDFYPCAIDQN